Within Deltaproteobacteria bacterium, the genomic segment GTAAAGCTATCGCCTGATACGGCTAATCTGTTCAACAGCGGGGGATTTAAAATAGCTCGAAATCAAACGGACAGCGCCGGAGCAGAAGAAGAGGAATTTAGTCATCTGAATGTCTCTGCTCTTGAATATAAGGCAAAGTCTATAGACCTGAAAGAAATTCTTCCTTCAATATCTACTATATCAAGTGATGACAAGAAAATCCTCGGTGTCGTTCTCCCGCCTTTTGTGTACCTGGGCAAAACATTTTAGTAGTGAAGTATGCTGGATGCGGCCCTGAATTAGAGGCCGGATAAGAATCAATATTCTTGCGCGGGTCGCGGCGCTCAAGTCCTGTCTCCTGTTATAGTCAGGAGTAGTAATTGCGATATATTTAAGCTCGCCCCGTATGTGCTGTCATCGGATTACTTAATTAAGAGCAATGCGGCATTTAAGCTTTATAAGAATATGAATCGATAAATTTTATTAAGTCCCCGGTTCTGTTGTCTAACCAGCTTTCCCTGACGAAATCAGCAGGGCAGCGGCCACTCCAAATCATATCCTGAAGCGAATCCATATAAACGGTTTCGTTTTCGCCCTGGTTGTTTAGCGTGTTTTGTTTGCTCAATCCGTTTATCGCAATCAGCATAAGCTCCTTTGCCAGCTCGGTAAAAGTTACACCCCTGATTTTTGTGTCAAGCGCTATCAGGTGCGCTGAATGATAAGCGTCGAGCCTCTCCTCCCAGGACATATCCCTGACCAGGTCCCGGGCGGCCAGGAGACAGTCGTTATCGTAAAAAATTCCCTTGATGATAGCGGGAACGGCCATTACAAGTTGTTGAGGAATATTGTCAAAACATCTAATCTCGATATATTTTTTCATACGCACTTCAGGGAATAAGGTTGATAAATGGAGGCCCCAGTCATCAACGGTCGCATAATGTCCTTCACAGCCCGTTTCCATAAATTCCTTAAACGTTAGTCCGGTCATGTCCAAAAGCCGTTCATCTCGGGATATGAAATACATAGGCACGTTTAGCGCATAGCGTATATAATCCTCGAAACGGACATTTTCGTTAAAGGCAAACTTCAACAGACCGCAGCGTTGAGAATCGGTGTTTGCCCAGACGTGTCCCCTGAAGGTCATATAGCCGTTGAGTTTGTTATCGGAGATTGGAGAATTTGCGAAAATAGCGCTGAGCAGCGGTACGAGTCCCATTGCCGTACGAAATTTATTCATTGCGTCCGTCTCGCTCGAATAGTCAATATTTACCTGAACAGAGGCCGTCTGTTTCATCATCCTGTGACCCAGGGTGCCGACTTTCTCCATGTAGGGAGCCATAATCCTGTACCGTTCTTTCGGCACCCATTGAATTTCATCTAATGTACTGACAGGCTGCATGCCCAGACCCAGAAAAGATATATTGAGGCCTTCCGCCGATGTCAGGAGTTTGTTTATAAATTCATTGTACTCCTCTTGAGCGGTATGGACATTTCTGTGCGGTTTTCCCGACAGCTCGATTTGTCCGCCTGGTTCCAGGCTGATTCCGGCGTCCGGTCCCCTTAACCCGATGACATGATTACTGTTTATTACTGGGTCCCAATTATATAGAAGAGAAAGTTTCTTGAGAATCGTCTCAATCCCGCGATCACCTGAATAATCTACTGCTTTCGCATTCTCCCGGTAAACGCCGATACACTCGTACTCCGTTCCTATTTTCCATTCTTCCTCCGCTTTGAGGTTGTCCTCGAAGTAATTCAGCATATCCGGTATGGAGTTAATCTTTTCAGAACCTGCGTTTTGCTTTAAATGCATTTGCAATATCCCTGATCAATGTTGGTTTAAAAACAGACGTGGTTTAAAGTTTACTCTAAATAGAAAATATACATATCGTCGGATGACTTTGACCGCGTATCTCCAAAATCCTGAGATAGTCCTTCTATCGTTTAAAAGTATTTTTTATTTCCTGATGTTGAACCAGGCTGTGTATTTGAAATAAACCGTGTCCTTCTCGGTCAAAAATGCACCTTTTTCCTTTCTTTTCTCCGCCGCTTAAGCGCCTCTTTAAAAAGTATTAAATAGTCTTGCGTTCCAATACATTTATAATGTAAAATTAATTAGTCACTCTAATTAATTTAGGGATACCCTTATTCTCCGGAGGCAATAATGAGATTTGGCGATTATTTAAAGAGCAAAAGGAAACAAAAAAATATTACGCAGGAGGATCTGGCCCGCTCGCTCGAGGTTTCAAGCGTTTTCATACATCAGCTTGAAACGGGGAAGGTCGATGCCCCTTCGCTTGAAAGGTGCCAGCAAATTGCATCGATACTTGAGGTAAAGATGGAGGAGCTGTGGACTGTCGCCAAAAAAGAGCGCCTCAAAAGATTTATGGATAAGGAAGAGATTTCTGAAGACAGTTTTGAGGTTCTGACGGATGCGGAGAAAGCGCTTATTAACCTGTACAGAAGTCTCGATCAGGACATGAGGAAAGATTTCGGCGGAATGATTTTTATGCTTCTGAGACATTCTCAGGATGAAGGAATTCAGGAAATACTCGAAGAGTTTATGAAGAGCGCCTGATGAATAAATTTTCGACTATCGCAAAAGCAATTGGAATAGAGCTGTGTATTCTGGCCCTGATAGGACTGGTGTTTCTATTTCAATTCAATAAGGCGAAAGGCGAGTTCGTGACCAAGACGAGGGCGATTTCCGAAACTATCGGTGACTTGGCAAGTGACTTTTATTCGGAGGAGGGCAAAGAGCCGACAAGCGGAGAATTCTATCATTTCCTTGATAAGAGACTGGGAAGAAAGAAATTATTCAACACGTTTGAGATAGCGCCTAAGTTCTTCAGTGTCGTTTTTAAAAAGGACGTTGAAAAGGGGCTGGACACCTATGGTTTATTCATGAAGGAGTTTTATCCTGAAAGCGGATACACGGTTAAGGATAATAACGGGATTATATCGGTATCCGTGCCTTTTACTTCGCAGGCCGAAACGGAGCCGTTCGGTATAGTGAAAATAGATTCGGACACAAAGGCTATTTTAAAGAAAGTCCTTGCCGATAATTACCTTCTCTATGCGGCGATGCTGATAGTATTAAATAACCAGGCGTTTATTTTCTATCTCCTGATGGCGAGGAAAAAAAGAGAAGTCGTTTTCGAAAAGGGTTACCTCAAGGAGCATTCGATCGGCGCGCTCAAAATAATGCATAAGGTGCTCGGCGATATAATCGACGATCATAAGACCGATCAGCAGTCGGATGGCAAGGTGAAAAAAAGGCAGGAATCCGGTAAAAATGTAATTTCAATATCTGAGCTGGCTGAGAAAAGAAAGAAATGAAAAAGTATATGGTCCTCATAGTTATAATGGTCTTGTCAGTCTGGGGATGCGCCAGCCCCGAGGGGAATGGTACGGTTGAGCTTGACGGTCCCATACTGGAGAGTTTCGACAGGGAAGGAAACCTCGAATTCAACGGCGCGGTAATTAACGTCGGGGATGAGGCGGTAAGCTCGCTCTACGTGGTAATAGTGCTTAAAGACGAGAACGGAAATGTAATTGAAGCAAATTCGGTCTCCGTTTTTGGAGATGATCCGACCGCTTTGCTCTATCCGTCCGAAAGGGTATTCTTCAGCTTGTCCGTAGCGTCCGACCCGAGCAGGGTATTTTCAAGAGAGGTCGAGATCTATTATGAAGACGGTACGGATGTTTCGCCTTCTTCCTAGAAACTTCTTGTTTTACTTTAAATTCCATTTAAATGCACCCGATTTCCCTGGGTAAAATTCTTGACATATAGGCTCTTAAGCGGTACTTTTCAATTTATGGTATAGGTTTTCCGGCAGATAAAGGGCAGACTACGCGAAAGTGTGGGACGCAAAACCGATGGCCCGGGGTGGATGAACCTGTGGCGGGAGGGTTGCCTGAGTTGAAACAATGATTACCGACTACCTTAATAAATCACTTTCAGATGATAACGCCGTTTTGTACGGCACCGCAAGCTCTTTCCACTCTTCCCTCTCTCTTTCAAAATTAATAGCTGCCCGGCATAAATTTATACATTAGTAGATATTGAATAAAATCAAGTATTTCAGTACGATAACATAAATGATTAAAGGGCGGATTGATATGATTTAAAGTAACTATTGCAAATATTTTAAAAAAGTGGTTAAATTAGTATTGTAACTAAGGAGGATCACTTGTTTTTACGTAGGAAAGGGCTTATAGGCCTAGATATCGGTTCCAATACTGTCAAGCTGGTGGAGCTTCAATCTACCAAATCCGGCTACCAGCTGAAGAATGTCGGACAGACGGTTCTGCCCCGTCAGTCTATCGTAAACAAAGTTATTCAGAACCACGATGCCGTCGCTGAGGCCATATCCTCTCTGATAGACGACCTGAAGATTAAAACAAAGAACGTTGCGATTTCAATCTCCGGCCACTCCGTAATAATCAAAAAGGTGAGTCTGCCGAAAATGTCCGAAAGCGAGCTCAGGGAATCCATTCCCTGGGAACTTGAGCAATACCTGCCCCAGAGCATAGAGGATGTAAATTATGATTATCAGGTTATTCCAGGTGAGACGCCTGAGGGTAATATCGATGTTCTGATTGTGGCCGCAAAAAAGGACGTTACCAACTCCTACGTTTCGATTGTCAAAGAGGTCGGACTCAATCCGGTTGTTGTCGATGTGGATGTTTTCGCCCTGGAAAATATGTACGAAATAAATTACATGGAATCCGAGGACCTTGTCGCGCTGGTCAATATCGGGGCTTCGGTTACAAACATAAATATTCTAAAGGGCGGCGTCTCGATCTTTACCCGCGACATAACAACCGGCGGAAATCAGTTTACTGAATGGATAATGAATGAATTGGGGCTCGAGTATGAGGAAGCAGAGAAGATGAAATTTACTCCTCCGGAGGAGGAATCGTCTTCCGAGGTCGGCTCTCTAAGGCAGGATTTCATTGAATTGATAAGCGGGGAAATCAAGAGGACTCTCGAGTTCTTTTCTTCAACCTTATGGACTGGCAAAGTGAACAATATTTTGATCGGCGGAGGCTCATCGATGGTCCCGGGGTTGAAAGAAACCCTGGCCGACCTTAACGAGGCAAAGGTGGAGTTCATGAATCCTTTCAGGAGCGTCACTTACGACAAGGGTGATTTTGATCCAGAATATATAGAATCCATAGCGCCGATGATGAGCGTTGTTATGGGCCTTGCTTCGAGAAAGCCGGGGGATAAGCAATGATAAGAGTAAACCTCATCCCCACACCGGAAAAAAGAGAGGTAAAAGGGTATGGAGAGCTCCTTATAGGGACTTGCGTGATTATTGCTTTATTCGCCGTCATAGCGACTCTTCATATTCTCCAGAATAAGAAGATAGAGGATTTAAACACGCAAATAAGAGTGGGGGAAAACCGGATCAAGGAGCTTGAGGTTATAAAAAAGAAAGTGGATGATTTCAAGGCGAAAAACGCTGAGCTTAACAGAAGAATTGAAATTATAAATGTACTGGAAAAAAATCGTACCGGACCTTTATACGTCATGGATGCCCTCGCAGGCGCCATACCGAACAAGGCATGGATCGACGAGTTCTCCGAAAAGGGGCAGCAGGCGAAGCTAATCGGCGTGGCGGATAACGAGTTTACCGTCGCGGACTTTATGCAGGCGCTTCAGATCTCACCTTTTTTTAAAGGTGTGGAGCTCGGAGTAATAAAGAAAGCGGAGATAAGAAAACAGAATCTTAGAAGTTTCGTTATCGATACCAGGCTTGACTATGCGGGTAATAAAAAAAGCCCGGCAGACGAGGAAGAAGTCGATAATCAGGCGCAAAGCCCTTAGGCAAAGAAGGTGAATGAGAGACAATGGATTTCTTAAATGATATTGCCGAAAGAATTAATGAACAGTCCCTGCAAAATAAAATCGGGATTCTGATAGCGATTGTCGTAGTTATATCAGCGGTCTATTGGTATTTCTTCTGGTCTCCTAAGGCCGAGGAAATAACACGGGCCGAAGGGAGGCTGAGACAGGTACAGAATAAGGTCAGGGAATATGAAGCTATCGCCGCCGAGCTGCCGAAATTTGAAAAGGAATTCGAACGCCTGAACAGGGAATTTAAACTGGTAGCGCGGAAGCTTCCAAAGGAGAAGGAAATACCGACTTTGATAGACAGCGTATATTCGGAGATATCGGCCTCGAATCTGGATTCAATCATTTTCGCTCCCCAGGGGCAGGTCACAAGAGAAATTTACGCCGAAATTCCTGTACAGATGGAAGTAATAGGGTCTTACTATAATCTGGCTGACTTTTTTGACCGCATATCGAGGCTGCCGAGAATCGTTAACGTAAGAAACCTGGAGCTGACCCGAAATAATGTTAACGGGGGCAAGGTCTTACTCAATGCCAAGTTCAATGTAGTAACTTTCAGGTTATTACCTCAGCCCCCCGTGGCGCCGAAAAAATGAAAAGCAAAGGGAATGCGCAAAGGAAAATAGCGGTTGGACGACAAATGAGAAATATTTTGAAAGGAAAGGGGAAATTAATTGGCGGGTTCCTTATCTTGTCGATAGTGGCTCTCTGTCCGATTCGTGGTCTTTATTCTCAGGAGGCGGGAGTAGATGTCGATGACGACACGGTTTCTGAGGGCTATGAGGTAATCAAAAAAGCGCGTAATAATAAAAATGAAATATCTGATGAAGCGGGCGGTGAAGATGTTCGGGATGAAAATCCGCCTGCCCCTGAAAACCCGAATGCAACACAGGGTGATTCGAGCGACGCGCAGCTCCCCGGAAGGGGTGATTCGCT encodes:
- a CDS encoding glutamate-cysteine ligase family protein, which codes for MHLKQNAGSEKINSIPDMLNYFEDNLKAEEEWKIGTEYECIGVYRENAKAVDYSGDRGIETILKKLSLLYNWDPVINSNHVIGLRGPDAGISLEPGGQIELSGKPHRNVHTAQEEYNEFINKLLTSAEGLNISFLGLGMQPVSTLDEIQWVPKERYRIMAPYMEKVGTLGHRMMKQTASVQVNIDYSSETDAMNKFRTAMGLVPLLSAIFANSPISDNKLNGYMTFRGHVWANTDSQRCGLLKFAFNENVRFEDYIRYALNVPMYFISRDERLLDMTGLTFKEFMETGCEGHYATVDDWGLHLSTLFPEVRMKKYIEIRCFDNIPQQLVMAVPAIIKGIFYDNDCLLAARDLVRDMSWEERLDAYHSAHLIALDTKIRGVTFTELAKELMLIAINGLSKQNTLNNQGENETVYMDSLQDMIWSGRCPADFVRESWLDNRTGDLIKFIDSYSYKA
- a CDS encoding helix-turn-helix transcriptional regulator, translating into MRFGDYLKSKRKQKNITQEDLARSLEVSSVFIHQLETGKVDAPSLERCQQIASILEVKMEELWTVAKKERLKRFMDKEEISEDSFEVLTDAEKALINLYRSLDQDMRKDFGGMIFMLLRHSQDEGIQEILEEFMKSA
- a CDS encoding FxLYD domain-containing protein; translation: MKKYMVLIVIMVLSVWGCASPEGNGTVELDGPILESFDREGNLEFNGAVINVGDEAVSSLYVVIVLKDENGNVIEANSVSVFGDDPTALLYPSERVFFSLSVASDPSRVFSREVEIYYEDGTDVSPSS
- the pilM gene encoding type IV pilus assembly protein PilM, whose protein sequence is MFLRRKGLIGLDIGSNTVKLVELQSTKSGYQLKNVGQTVLPRQSIVNKVIQNHDAVAEAISSLIDDLKIKTKNVAISISGHSVIIKKVSLPKMSESELRESIPWELEQYLPQSIEDVNYDYQVIPGETPEGNIDVLIVAAKKDVTNSYVSIVKEVGLNPVVVDVDVFALENMYEINYMESEDLVALVNIGASVTNINILKGGVSIFTRDITTGGNQFTEWIMNELGLEYEEAEKMKFTPPEEESSSEVGSLRQDFIELISGEIKRTLEFFSSTLWTGKVNNILIGGGSSMVPGLKETLADLNEAKVEFMNPFRSVTYDKGDFDPEYIESIAPMMSVVMGLASRKPGDKQ
- a CDS encoding PilN domain-containing protein yields the protein MIRVNLIPTPEKREVKGYGELLIGTCVIIALFAVIATLHILQNKKIEDLNTQIRVGENRIKELEVIKKKVDDFKAKNAELNRRIEIINVLEKNRTGPLYVMDALAGAIPNKAWIDEFSEKGQQAKLIGVADNEFTVADFMQALQISPFFKGVELGVIKKAEIRKQNLRSFVIDTRLDYAGNKKSPADEEEVDNQAQSP
- the pilO gene encoding type 4a pilus biogenesis protein PilO, producing MDFLNDIAERINEQSLQNKIGILIAIVVVISAVYWYFFWSPKAEEITRAEGRLRQVQNKVREYEAIAAELPKFEKEFERLNREFKLVARKLPKEKEIPTLIDSVYSEISASNLDSIIFAPQGQVTREIYAEIPVQMEVIGSYYNLADFFDRISRLPRIVNVRNLELTRNNVNGGKVLLNAKFNVVTFRLLPQPPVAPKK